ATGTTCATTGATATCAACGGTGATGCGGCCACAAACGCAACGATTCGAAGACTCACTAGAACAAACAAGTTAAAATGCTCTAACATGTAATTCATGCTGGTCACATCACATAATTCATTAGATGACCTAGAATAGCGGTTGTGAAATTCACAATGTTTGTCAACATCCATGGACCAAAAGCGAGTAATGCAACAATAACGGCCATAATTTTAGGGACAAACGCTAATGTTTGCTCTTGTATCTGCGTAGTTGCTTGGAAAATACTTACCAACAACCCTACTGCAAGGCCGAGTAACAAAACAGGGGCCGTCAACTTGACGACAAGCCACATAATTTGCGCACCCAGTCCCATAACATACGTTTCACTCACTTGGCATTCCCCCTTCAACCTATGTGACATAGCCGTCCAACAACGATTTGACGATGAGGTACCACCCATCCACCATAACGAACAACAATATCTTAAATGGCAGTGAGATCACCACTGGCGGCAACATCATCATACCCATTGACATCAACGTCGTTGCGACAACTAGGTCAATCACAAGGAAGGGCAGATAAATCATAAATCCGATTTGGAACGCCGTCTTGAGCTCGCTGATCGTATAAGCGGGTACCAATGCTGTTAACGAAATCTGTTCAGGATGCTGTTGTACGTCTTTTGGAACCGATTCATGACGATACTGCATGAAAAGCTCCAAATCAGTCATACGAGTATGCTTCGCCATAAACTGTTTAAACGGAATTTCCGCTTTTTGCAACGCTACAGTCTGCGATATTTTCCCGTTCAAATAAGGCTGCAGGGCCTGCTGATTAGCTTGCTGCAGCGTCGGTTGCATAACAAACAACGTAATAAACATCGCTAGACCAACCAATACCTGATTCGGTGGCGACTGCTGGAGAGACAGCGCGTTTCGAATAAACGACAAAACCACAATCACTCGTGTAAAGCAAGTCATGAGAATGAGTATTGCCGGCGCCAAGGTTAAAACGGTAAGCAAGAGTACTATCTTCACCGTATTTGCAACTGATGGCGGATTACTGTTTCCCAAACTAATTCCTGGGATTCCCGGAATCGGTGTCGTCGTGGTCGATGCCGCATGCACAACGGCAAAGCCGCCGATGCCCATCCATGCCACGAGTGCGACCACCGTACCAGTCCACAGCCATCGATGCTTCATCCATTTTTTCAAAACAGGTCTCACCGTCCGCTTTCTACTCTTCCTCTGGGTGACTTCGACGCAAGTCTGCAAGAACAGAACTGAGCGCTTGCCCAAAAGGTGAACGTTCTCCAGTCTCGGGAGACCCCACATCGTAATCCGCAGTCACATCGGCAATCAGTTGAACATCCTCGCCAACGCCG
This is a stretch of genomic DNA from Alicyclobacillus dauci. It encodes these proteins:
- the fliP gene encoding flagellar type III secretion system pore protein FliP (The bacterial flagellar biogenesis protein FliP forms a type III secretion system (T3SS)-type pore required for flagellar assembly.) encodes the protein MGIGGFAVVHAASTTTTPIPGIPGISLGNSNPPSVANTVKIVLLLTVLTLAPAILILMTCFTRVIVVLSFIRNALSLQQSPPNQVLVGLAMFITLFVMQPTLQQANQQALQPYLNGKISQTVALQKAEIPFKQFMAKHTRMTDLELFMQYRHESVPKDVQQHPEQISLTALVPAYTISELKTAFQIGFMIYLPFLVIDLVVATTLMSMGMMMLPPVVISLPFKILLFVMVDGWYLIVKSLLDGYVT
- the fliQ gene encoding flagellar biosynthesis protein FliQ, translated to MSETYVMGLGAQIMWLVVKLTAPVLLLGLAVGLLVSIFQATTQIQEQTLAFVPKIMAVIVALLAFGPWMLTNIVNFTTAILGHLMNYVM